A region of Pseudomonas sp. Marseille-Q3773 DNA encodes the following proteins:
- a CDS encoding AAA family ATPase, protein MTTDRFAQEWTEPLSPINRENVTPLWRVNAVKASTIKAVPIRWLWPGWLAKGKLHILAGAGGTGKTTLLIGLIATITTGGRWPDGSRCSEPGNALIWSSEDDPADTLIPRLTAAGADMSRVYIIQGLTNARGDADPFDPANDIVRLRETASEIGGVSLLMLDPIVSAVKGDMHKANDVRRALQGVVDFAEQNLCAVVGISHFAKGGAGSSPADRVIGSQAFSALARTVLVAAKQEDSDQRVLARAKSNIGADEGGVSYTIEPCDIGDGIEATRVVWGAAIEGSAREILGDAEASSDEEAQDLDDPSDCLYRILKDNPLESNEAKALMRRNGYTEKQIRRAREKLSVVTARTGNKKDVKSFWSLPQAGGSFAPFQPLVPSESYSCPSPGVGTSRENGHEWENQQEDPLPGGASLPSRDDDAEDL, encoded by the coding sequence ATGACAACTGATCGCTTTGCCCAAGAATGGACCGAGCCTCTTAGCCCCATCAATCGTGAAAACGTCACGCCCCTGTGGCGCGTGAATGCGGTGAAGGCATCGACAATCAAGGCCGTTCCAATACGCTGGCTGTGGCCTGGCTGGCTGGCCAAAGGAAAACTGCACATCCTCGCCGGCGCTGGCGGTACCGGGAAAACCACGCTGCTGATCGGCCTGATCGCCACCATTACCACTGGTGGGCGCTGGCCGGATGGCAGCCGCTGCAGCGAGCCGGGTAATGCACTGATCTGGTCGAGCGAGGATGATCCAGCCGATACGCTGATCCCCCGCTTGACCGCTGCTGGCGCTGACATGAGCCGGGTCTACATCATCCAGGGGCTGACGAACGCCAGGGGCGACGCCGATCCATTCGACCCAGCCAACGACATTGTCCGTTTGCGTGAAACGGCCAGCGAGATTGGCGGTGTATCGCTTCTGATGCTCGACCCCATCGTCAGCGCAGTGAAGGGTGACATGCACAAGGCCAATGATGTGCGTCGGGCGCTGCAAGGCGTGGTGGACTTCGCCGAGCAGAACCTTTGCGCCGTGGTGGGGATTTCCCACTTCGCCAAGGGTGGCGCTGGCTCATCGCCTGCTGATCGAGTTATTGGTTCGCAAGCGTTCTCGGCGCTGGCGCGCACGGTACTGGTAGCTGCCAAGCAGGAAGACTCCGACCAACGCGTGCTGGCGCGAGCGAAGTCGAACATCGGCGCTGACGAGGGAGGCGTCTCCTACACCATCGAGCCATGCGACATCGGAGATGGAATCGAAGCCACTCGCGTGGTGTGGGGCGCAGCCATCGAAGGTAGTGCCCGGGAGATCCTCGGAGATGCGGAGGCATCCAGTGATGAGGAGGCACAAGACCTGGATGATCCCAGCGACTGCCTATATCGGATCTTAAAGGACAACCCGCTCGAAAGTAATGAAGCAAAAGCCCTGATGAGGCGCAATGGCTACACCGAAAAACAGATTCGCCGAGCCAGGGAAAAGCTGTCTGTTGTCACCGCCAGAACCGGCAACAAAAAGGATGTGAAGTCGTTCTGGTCATTACCCCAAGCGGGTGGCTCATTCGCGCCCTTTCAACCACTCGTGCCCTCAGAATCCTACTCGTGCCCATCCCCCGGCGTGGGCACGAGTAGGGAAAATGGGCACGAGTGGGAGAATCAGCAGGAAGATCCGCTGCCGGGTGGCGCGTCGCTTCCATCGCGGGATGATGACGCGGAGGACCTGTAA
- a CDS encoding virulence-associated protein E: MTNYQQRQVALAGSACLDKVILRLEKVKPTGTGKWKACCPAHDDKHPSLAISETSDGVILLKCWAGCTTREIVSAIGLELRDLFPGDIQPRRGPSRAAIEHERMVYRIGKPLQQQGKLEGDDLARFNLAKQRLGVQ, translated from the coding sequence ATGACAAATTATCAGCAGCGCCAAGTTGCGCTGGCGGGATCGGCTTGCCTGGATAAAGTGATACTCCGGTTAGAGAAAGTTAAGCCTACTGGCACTGGCAAGTGGAAAGCCTGCTGCCCAGCGCACGATGACAAACACCCAAGTTTGGCAATTAGCGAAACTTCGGATGGTGTCATCTTGCTCAAGTGCTGGGCCGGCTGCACAACTAGAGAGATTGTCTCGGCAATCGGTCTGGAGTTGCGGGACTTGTTTCCCGGCGACATACAACCTCGGCGCGGCCCGAGCAGGGCGGCAATAGAACATGAGCGCATGGTTTACCGGATCGGTAAGCCCCTCCAGCAACAAGGAAAGTTGGAAGGTGACGACCTGGCGCGTTTCAACCTCGCCAAACAGCGACTGGGGGTCCAATGA
- a CDS encoding AlpA family phage regulatory protein — MANPTNTTPPARRFIKRQDVESITGLSCTEIYRRIAAGAFPKQITLGPKCVVWIEAEIHTWCDEQIAASRGEVA; from the coding sequence ATGGCTAACCCTACCAACACCACCCCACCCGCTCGCCGCTTCATCAAGCGCCAGGACGTTGAGTCGATCACCGGCCTGTCCTGCACCGAGATTTACCGCCGTATCGCCGCTGGCGCTTTCCCCAAGCAAATCACCCTCGGCCCGAAGTGCGTCGTGTGGATCGAGGCCGAGATTCATACCTGGTGTGATGAGCAGATTGCAGCCAGCCGTGGAGAGGTGGCGTGA
- a CDS encoding tyrosine-type recombinase/integrase, with amino-acid sequence MALTDTAIRTAKPRDKLYRLADAQGLCLEVTTAGGKLWRLRYRFEGKAKMLGLGAYPAVTLAQARERRDAARKLLAQDIDPSAHKQQEKAAAAAQVLTLEVLAREWYDYNQPRWAPATASKALQYLESDIFPVIGKRPAAEVQRPELVDLVRKIERREAFNVARKVRQWLSQIFRFGLAKGVVSGNPATDLDVVAAHAPRTRHHPHVSEGELPELLEKLEAAQCDITSKIAIRLLLLTAVRPGELRLAPWDEFDLESATWTIPAARMKARRPHIVPLPRQAVVLLRALHELTGTYPLAFPGRNNRSRPMSENTVNKALATMGYEGRQTGHGFRHLLSTSLNTRGYNRDWIERQLAHGDQDSIRDTYNHAHYLEQRREMMQAWADSIDAMCAGENSKIRIMRAC; translated from the coding sequence GTGGCGCTCACAGATACCGCCATCCGCACCGCCAAACCCCGCGACAAGCTCTATCGCCTCGCTGACGCCCAGGGCCTTTGCCTTGAGGTGACGACCGCTGGCGGGAAGCTCTGGCGCCTTCGCTACCGTTTCGAGGGCAAGGCCAAGATGCTGGGCCTGGGCGCCTACCCCGCCGTCACACTTGCCCAAGCCCGCGAGCGCCGGGATGCTGCGCGAAAGTTGCTGGCACAGGACATAGACCCAAGTGCACATAAACAACAGGAAAAGGCCGCTGCCGCCGCCCAGGTGCTGACGCTCGAGGTGCTAGCGCGGGAATGGTACGACTACAACCAGCCACGATGGGCGCCAGCCACCGCATCGAAAGCGCTGCAGTATCTGGAGTCGGACATCTTCCCGGTGATTGGCAAACGGCCCGCTGCCGAGGTGCAACGCCCTGAGCTGGTCGACCTGGTGCGCAAGATCGAGCGGCGCGAGGCATTCAACGTCGCCCGCAAGGTTCGCCAGTGGCTGAGCCAGATATTCCGCTTCGGGTTGGCCAAGGGCGTGGTTTCTGGCAACCCCGCCACCGATCTGGACGTGGTAGCCGCGCACGCCCCGCGCACTCGCCACCATCCGCACGTATCAGAAGGCGAGTTGCCTGAGCTGCTGGAGAAACTGGAAGCGGCCCAGTGCGATATCACCAGCAAGATCGCCATTCGCCTGCTACTGCTGACAGCAGTGCGACCCGGTGAGCTGCGGCTGGCGCCCTGGGACGAGTTCGACCTGGAGTCAGCGACCTGGACTATCCCAGCAGCGCGAATGAAGGCACGACGCCCTCACATCGTCCCGCTCCCTCGCCAGGCCGTGGTCCTGCTGCGTGCCCTGCATGAACTGACCGGCACCTATCCCCTCGCCTTCCCTGGCCGTAATAATCGGTCCAGGCCAATGAGCGAAAACACGGTGAACAAAGCCCTCGCCACGATGGGATATGAGGGACGCCAGACCGGCCACGGTTTCCGCCATCTACTGAGCACCAGCCTCAACACCCGAGGCTACAACCGGGACTGGATCGAGCGGCAACTGGCCCATGGCGATCAAGACTCGATCCGCGACACGTACAACCATGCGCACTACCTGGAGCAGCGACGGGAAATGATGCAGGCATGGGCTGACTCCATCGACGCAATGTGCGCCGGTGAAAACTCCAAAATACGAATCATGAGGGCTTGCTAA